AATGGGGTGCCGCATATCCCATGGGAGCAAGGATGATGTCGGGGCAAACTGACCTTCACGAGCAGTTGGAAAGAGAACTTGCGGAATTTGTCGAAAAAGAAAGTGCTTACCTCCTCAATTACGGCTATCAAGGCATCATGTCTGTGATCGATTCACTTTTGGACAGAAAAGATGTGGTAGTATATGACAGTGAATGCCATGCTTGTATTATAGATGCTTTAAGAATGCATATTGGAAAACGATATGTATTTCCACATAATGATATTGAAAACTGCGAAAAGCAATTAGAAAGAGCTACTAAATTGGCTGAAGAAAACGGCGGCGGCGTTCTGGTAATCACTGAGGGAGTTTTTGGCATGACTGGAGATCAGGGTAAGTTGGCTGAAATTGTCAAACTGAAAGAGAAATTTCAATTCAGACTCTTGGTTGATGATGCCCATGGTTTTGGGACTATGGGGAAAACCGGTGCCGGTACAGCTGAAGAACAAGGTGTTCAGAACGAAGTTGATTTGTATTTTTCAACATTTGCAAAATCCATGGCCTCAATAGGTGCATTTATTGCAGGCGACGCGAATGTAATCCGGTTTTTGAAATATAATATGCGCTCACAGATATTTGCCAAATCTCTTCCGATGATATTCGTAGAGGGTGCTTTAAAACGTCTTGAGCTTCTCAGAAGTCAGCCTGAACTTAAAGATAACCTATGGAAAATCGTCAATGCTTTGAAATCAGGATTGATTGAAAAAGGATTCAGCATTGGAAAATCAAATTCACCGGTGACACCTGTTGTCCTCAATGGTACAGTGGGAGAAGCAGCTACTT
This window of the Aquiflexum balticum DSM 16537 genome carries:
- a CDS encoding aminotransferase class I/II-fold pyridoxal phosphate-dependent enzyme; the encoded protein is MDLFAKLQTNLGPLGKHSELAEGYFTFPKLEGEIAPRMMFKGKKVLTWSLNNYLGLANHPEVRKADTDAAAKWGAAYPMGARMMSGQTDLHEQLERELAEFVEKESAYLLNYGYQGIMSVIDSLLDRKDVVVYDSECHACIIDALRMHIGKRYVFPHNDIENCEKQLERATKLAEENGGGVLVITEGVFGMTGDQGKLAEIVKLKEKFQFRLLVDDAHGFGTMGKTGAGTAEEQGVQNEVDLYFSTFAKSMASIGAFIAGDANVIRFLKYNMRSQIFAKSLPMIFVEGALKRLELLRSQPELKDNLWKIVNALKSGLIEKGFSIGKSNSPVTPVVLNGTVGEAATLSKDLRETYNIFCSVVIYPVIPKGMIILRLIPTAVHTMEDVAETIAAFEAIKEKLTSGYYKNTELAVSFGE